Genomic DNA from Mycolicibacterium helvum:
TCTTGAACGAGGCGCACGGAAATGCCGGTGTGCGTCAATGCGGCAAGCGTTGCTGCCCCGGTGTCGGCTTGCGACATCGGCACGCCACGCACGCAGTCGGCGGTAGCGGCGTCGGCAACACCGAGCACCCACCATCCGCCGTCGCACGCCATTCCGAGCAGAGCCGGCACCCTCAGCAGCAGACGCGCACAATCGGTGAGCAGTTCGGCGCGCACCTGCGGGGTGTCCATCCCGATCTGCAATACCGGCCGGCGGCCGGTTATCGCGCTGGCGTCGGCGTGAGCGTTGGCCAGTCGGTCAGCGAAGCCGTCGCCGCGCTGTTCGACGACGGCGAACGCGGCGAGCCGGTCACGGATTTCACCAGCCCGGCACGCCCGCTCCAGATCTCCGGTCAGAGCGACCACGCGGTGCGTGACCGGCGTCGCGGCAGCGGCATCGAGCGTGTCCAGCAGGGCCGCGGCGGCGATGTCAGCGGCGGCCCGCTCGCCCAGCGTGGCGGCCAGTCGTGTCTTGGCCTGCCCGGGCACCGGAGCCTTGGCCACCACCAGCACGGTGATCGGTATCGGGTCGGGTGTCACGAGATTGCTTTCCAGAAGTCGACCGCCGCGGTGACACTTCCCCGCACCGAGCCGCTGACTTTCGACGTGCCCCCAGTGCGCGGGCCGTACTCCACATCGACCTCCACCACATGCCATCCCGCGGCCGCGGCGCGGACCAGTAATTCGAGCGGATACCCCGAACGGCGATCGGTCACTCCGAGCGCCAGCAAAGCATCTCGGTTCGCCACCCGTATCGGCGCGATGTCGTGCACTTCAAGCCGATGCCGGGTGCGCAGCCGCCAGCACACCGCCGCGGTTCCCAACCGCGCATGCCACGGCCACTTCAGGCCGCGCACCGGTCGGCGGCGTCCCGTCACCATGTCGGCACCGCGCTCCAGTGCGGCGACCATCCGCGGCAGGTCGGCCGGATCCAGCGAACCGTCGCCGTCGAGCACGGCGACGATCGGCGTCTGGGCGGCCAGCACCCCGGCGTGCACGGCCGACCCGTATCCCGGCCGGCTCTCGCCGACGACCTCCGCGCCGTGTCGCCGGGCCACCTCCGCAGTGCCGTCGGTGCTGTTGTTGTCAACGACCAGAGCGCGATAACCAGCGGGTATGGCGGCGAGCAGGGCCGGCAGCGAGTCGGCTTCATTGAGGCAGGGCAGCACCACCGTGACCGGGCCCTTGGGCATAGCGCCCAACCTAATCCGGATGTGCGCGCGGATGGATGACAAAAGAATGACATCGCTGCAGGTAGAGGCCGGTGTTCGTTAACCTCTCAGTTATGCTGGCCCGGGTTCTGATCGCCGACGACGACACCGTCGTGCGCGATGTGGTGCGACGCTACCTCGAGCGGGACGGCCTGGAGGTGAGCGTTGCCGGGGACGGAAGCGAGGCGCTGCGCATCCTGGGGACCGAGCGCATCGACGTGGCGGTGCTGGACGTGATGATGCCCGGGCCGGACGGATTGTCGCTGTGCCGGACGCTGCGCCAGGGCGGTGACTTCAGCGTCCCGGTGATCCTGCTGACCGCGCTCGGCGAGGAGGACGACCGCATCGCCGGCCTGGAGGCTGGCGCCGACGACTACGTGACCAAGCCGTTCAGCCCGCGCGAGCTGGCGCTGCGGGTGCGTTCGGTGCTGCGGCGGGCGCCGTCGCCGGTGGCACCGCTACCGCTGGAGGTCACCGTCGGTGATCTGACGGTGTCGACCGCGACGCGAACCGTCCACGTCGCGGGTGCACAGGTCGGCCTGACCAACCGCGAATTCGACCTGCTGCTGTTCTTCCTCACCCACACCGACACCGTCTTCTCCCGCGAGCAGTTGCTGCAGATGGTGTGGCACTGGGAATTCGGTGACTTGTCGACGGTCACCGTGCACATCAAGCGTCTGCGCTCCAAACTCGGCGAGCACCACCGCGTGCAAACGGTCTGGGGCCGTGGCTATCTGTGGCACTCCGCGGCCGGCGGCGGTGACCGTGCCACCGCATGACCTCGCCCGGATGGCGGTACTGGCACTGGCATGTTCGCTGCCGGTGGTCCTGCTCGGCGCCTTGGTGATTCGGCTGGCCCGATCCTGGTCGATGACGGTCACCATGGCGGTACTGGTGCTGATCCCGACACTGGCCACGCTGACCGGCGTGTTGGGCGCCAGCGGTTTCATGATCACCAGTACGTTCGCGTCGATCGCCGTCGTGTTGCTCATCGTGGCGATCGTGACGCTGCCTGCGGCGGTGATGCTGGCGCGCTATCAAGCCCGACGGACGGTGTGGGAAAAGGAAATTCGCGAGTCCGAACGGATGGCCGAACAGTCCCGACGGCAGCTGGTTGCGTTCGTCAGCCATGACCTGCGCACCCCGCTAGCCGGTATCCAGGCGTTGGCCGAGGCAATCGCCGACGGGGTGGTCAGCGGTGGCGAGATTCGGGCGCAAGCCAAACATATTGAGCACGAATCGGTCCGGCTCTCCGAAATGGTCGACGACCTGTTCGAGATGTCGAAGATCAATGCCGGCGCCGTCCACGCGCCATACGACAAGGTGGCACTTGACGAGGTCATCGACGACGTGATGGCCGCCCACAAGATCGCCGCCGAGCGCTCCGGGGTGAGCCTGGTGGCAACTGTGCCCGACGACCCGGTGCCCGTTATCGGGAGCGACCGCGCTCTGGTTCGGGTGCTGTCCAACTTGGTGGCCAACGCGATCGCACACACACCGTCGGGCGGGACGGTGACGCTGGCGCTGGGCACCGACGCGGACGGCGCGTGGGCCCGGGTGGATGACACCGGGGTCGGCATCGACGAAGCCGACCTACCGCGCGTCTTCGACGTGGCCTACCGCGGCTCGAATAGCCGTGTCCCGCGTGAGGATTCGTCGCTGCCGAGCGGTTCGGGCCTGGGATTGGCGATCGCGGCGGGGCTGGTTCAGGCGCACCGCGGGACACTGTCGGCGCTCAACACCGCGTATGGGGCTCGATTCGAGGTCCGATTGCCGCTGGCCGAGTAGTCGGTCGGTAGCCTGAGCAGGTCGGCAGTCGCCGTCAGTGGAAAGGGAGATCGACATGTCCGTAGCCCAACGCGAGCGCGCCGCTCTCGTCGTCGCCCTTCGCGACGTCGGACCCGATGCACCGACCCTGTGCGCCGGCTGGGATGCCCGAGACCTGGCCGCGCACTTGATGGTTCGCGAATACCGTGTCGATGCCGCACCCGGCATCCTGATCCCCCTGTTCGCGGGCCACACGGCGCGAGTCCAGGATGGTGTGGCTGAGCACACCGAATGGGACGACCTGGTGAACAAGGTGGCCGCCGGCCCGCCGCTGTATTCGCCGCTCAAGCTTGTCGATTCGGTGGCCAATGTCGCCGAGATGTTCATCCATCACGAGGACATTCGCCGCGCCCAGCCGAACTGGGAACCGCGGAACCTGGATTCGGACCTGGCCGGCAAGCTCCGCCGCACCCTGACGATGATGGCCCGGCTCACCCTGTCGAAGATGCCTGCCCGGGTGCAGCTGCGCACCCCCGACGGTGAGACAGTGCTCATCGTCGGCCGCGGCCCGGAGGTAACGGTGACCGGTAAGCCCGAGGAGCTACTGCTGTTCTCGACCGGACGGCTGGCCCGCGTCGACTACCGCGGCGATCCGGACATCGTGCAAGCGGTGCAGGCAGCGCCCAAGGGTTTGTGATCAGTCCTCGAGCGACCTGCAGAGCCGCTCGGCGGCGGCGAGATAGTCCTCGATGAATTCCAAGACCACCTCGCGGGCCGGCTTGACCTTGTTCATCAGACCCACGCCCTGGCCGACGAAGTACGTCGCCAGCGCCTGAGCCCCCGGATGGCCACCCTCGGCCAGCTTGTCGATCCGGCGCAACACCGGCTCGGCGATCATGTTCTGCAGCGGCAACGGCAACGGCTGCCGACCGCCCTCGTGCGGCGCCCAGGCGTCGGTCCAATCCGAAACCAGTTGGCGCGAAGGCTTTCCGGTGCGTCCCGCCGACCGGATCGTATCGCGCGATGTCGCGGCCAGGAACTTCTGCACGGTGTGCGGAGCGGTCTCGGCCTCCTCGGTGGTCAGCCAGACCGAACCCGTCCAGGCACCCGCGGCACCGAGGGCCACCGACGCGGCCATCTGCCGGCCCGTCACGATCCCACCGGCCGCCAGCACGGGCACCTCGCGGCCACCAGGAATCGCTGCTATGGCTTCCAGCACCTCGGGAATGAGCACCAGGGTGGTCACCTCACCGCAGTGGCCGCCGGCCTCGGTCCCCTGCGCGACGATCAGATCGACACCCGCGTTGACCTGCTTGATGGCATGTTCTTTGGCGCCGACGAGGGCGGCAACCGGAATGCCGGTCTGCTTGCCGGCTTCGATCATGTAGTCCGGCGGTACGCCAAGGGCGTTGGCCATCAACTTGATCGGATGATTGAGTGCGACTTCGAGCAGGCTCGCGCCGGTGTTCCCGCTCAGCGACGACCTGGCTACCCGCGGCTGATCGCTGATGTCGATGTCATGCGCGACCAGCAACTCATCGATGAAATTGCGGAAGTCGTCGGGGATGCGGTCAGCGAGCTGATCGAACGACAGGTTCTCGCCCTTGCCCTCGAACTTGGCGGGCACGATGATGTCGACGCCGTAGGGCTTGCCCTTCACCTGCTCGTCGATCCAGCTCAGCTCTTGGTCGAGTTGGTCGGGGCGGAACGCGGTGCCGCCCAGCACGCCGAAGCCGCCCGCGTTGGTCACCGCCGCGACGACATCGCGGCAGTGACTGAAGGCGAACAGGGGGAAATCGATGCCGAATTGGTCGCAGATCTCGGTCTTCACGAGCCCAGTATGCGCCGAACCGACTTCTCTACCAACCACCGGGTTGGGAATACCGAACCGAAAGGCCGGGGCCGCTGGGTGCAGCGGCCCCGGCCTCCAGACTCGGTCAGGCGGTGGCCAACGCCTGCGTAGAGATAAGAGCCTGCGCGACCCCGGAGACGATCGCGGCGACCCGGATGGCCTCGAAGATCACCGTCCGGGACACCTCGGCGTCCCGGAGCTCCTTCTCATGAGCCGCCAGGCACTGATCGCATCCGTTGATCGCCGACACGGCCAGCGACCACAGCTCGAAATCGGACTTCGGCACGCCCGGATTGGCGATGATGTTCATCCGCAAGCCCGCCCGCAGGTCGTCGTAGCGACCCTCGAGCTGGTGCTTGGTGCGGTAGAACACGTTGTTCATCCCCATGATCGCGGCGGCACCCAGCGCGGCGTGATACGCCTCTTCCGACAGCAGATCCAGCGCGTCCTCGGTGACCTCACGCAGCAGCTGTTCGGACTTGGTCGCCGCTGCGGTTGCCACCAGCGCACCCCACAGTTGCTGTTCGGTCAACTCCGTCGACCGGACAATGCTGCCGAGATTGAGCTTGAGGTCCTTGGCATACTCCGGCAGTGCTTCTTTGACGGCCTCGATGCCCATCGTCAGACCGCCTCGGCCAGCAGCTCGCCGGCGTCAATCGTCGGGTCGCCCTTCTTCCAGTTGCACGCGCACAGCTCATCGGACTGCAGCGCATCGAGCACCCGCAGCACCTCGTCGACGTTGCGACCCACCGACCCGGCGGTCACCGATACGAACTGGATCTCGTTGTTGGGGTCGACGATGAAGGTCGCCCGATCCGCAACGCCGTCGGCGTTGAGCACGCCGGTAGCCTCGCAGAGCTGACGGTTGAGATCCGACACCATCGGGAACGGCAGCTT
This window encodes:
- a CDS encoding glycosyltransferase family 2 protein gives rise to the protein MPKGPVTVVLPCLNEADSLPALLAAIPAGYRALVVDNNSTDGTAEVARRHGAEVVGESRPGYGSAVHAGVLAAQTPIVAVLDGDGSLDPADLPRMVAALERGADMVTGRRRPVRGLKWPWHARLGTAAVCWRLRTRHRLEVHDIAPIRVANRDALLALGVTDRRSGYPLELLVRAAAAGWHVVEVDVEYGPRTGGTSKVSGSVRGSVTAAVDFWKAIS
- a CDS encoding sensor histidine kinase; the protein is MAVLALACSLPVVLLGALVIRLARSWSMTVTMAVLVLIPTLATLTGVLGASGFMITSTFASIAVVLLIVAIVTLPAAVMLARYQARRTVWEKEIRESERMAEQSRRQLVAFVSHDLRTPLAGIQALAEAIADGVVSGGEIRAQAKHIEHESVRLSEMVDDLFEMSKINAGAVHAPYDKVALDEVIDDVMAAHKIAAERSGVSLVATVPDDPVPVIGSDRALVRVLSNLVANAIAHTPSGGTVTLALGTDADGAWARVDDTGVGIDEADLPRVFDVAYRGSNSRVPREDSSLPSGSGLGLAIAAGLVQAHRGTLSALNTAYGARFEVRLPLAE
- a CDS encoding nitronate monooxygenase — protein: MKTEICDQFGIDFPLFAFSHCRDVVAAVTNAGGFGVLGGTAFRPDQLDQELSWIDEQVKGKPYGVDIIVPAKFEGKGENLSFDQLADRIPDDFRNFIDELLVAHDIDISDQPRVARSSLSGNTGASLLEVALNHPIKLMANALGVPPDYMIEAGKQTGIPVAALVGAKEHAIKQVNAGVDLIVAQGTEAGGHCGEVTTLVLIPEVLEAIAAIPGGREVPVLAAGGIVTGRQMAASVALGAAGAWTGSVWLTTEEAETAPHTVQKFLAATSRDTIRSAGRTGKPSRQLVSDWTDAWAPHEGGRQPLPLPLQNMIAEPVLRRIDKLAEGGHPGAQALATYFVGQGVGLMNKVKPAREVVLEFIEDYLAAAERLCRSLED
- a CDS encoding TIGR03085 family metal-binding protein codes for the protein MSVAQRERAALVVALRDVGPDAPTLCAGWDARDLAAHLMVREYRVDAAPGILIPLFAGHTARVQDGVAEHTEWDDLVNKVAAGPPLYSPLKLVDSVANVAEMFIHHEDIRRAQPNWEPRNLDSDLAGKLRRTLTMMARLTLSKMPARVQLRTPDGETVLIVGRGPEVTVTGKPEELLLFSTGRLARVDYRGDPDIVQAVQAAPKGL
- a CDS encoding TIGR04282 family arsenosugar biosynthesis glycosyltransferase yields the protein MTPDPIPITVLVVAKAPVPGQAKTRLAATLGERAAADIAAAALLDTLDAAAATPVTHRVVALTGDLERACRAGEIRDRLAAFAVVEQRGDGFADRLANAHADASAITGRRPVLQIGMDTPQVRAELLTDCARLLLRVPALLGMACDGGWWVLGVADAATADCVRGVPMSQADTGAATLAALTHTGISVRLVQELHDVDIVDDIPPVRAACPASSRFALATQGV
- a CDS encoding response regulator transcription factor is translated as MLARVLIADDDTVVRDVVRRYLERDGLEVSVAGDGSEALRILGTERIDVAVLDVMMPGPDGLSLCRTLRQGGDFSVPVILLTALGEEDDRIAGLEAGADDYVTKPFSPRELALRVRSVLRRAPSPVAPLPLEVTVGDLTVSTATRTVHVAGAQVGLTNREFDLLLFFLTHTDTVFSREQLLQMVWHWEFGDLSTVTVHIKRLRSKLGEHHRVQTVWGRGYLWHSAAGGGDRATA
- the ahpD gene encoding alkyl hydroperoxide reductase AhpD is translated as MGIEAVKEALPEYAKDLKLNLGSIVRSTELTEQQLWGALVATAAATKSEQLLREVTEDALDLLSEEAYHAALGAAAIMGMNNVFYRTKHQLEGRYDDLRAGLRMNIIANPGVPKSDFELWSLAVSAINGCDQCLAAHEKELRDAEVSRTVIFEAIRVAAIVSGVAQALISTQALATA